The following nucleotide sequence is from uncultured Methanobrevibacter sp..
TCTGCCCTGCAAAACCATTCTGTGTCCCGGAAGGATTGATGTTGCGGTTCCCTCCTGAGGCACGCCCAAAAGCATTGAGGGCACAAATTCAATCAGTGCATGTGCAATGGACATCGAAACCATCAGCACACATAGAAATTCCGGTGAAACTATTGTCAAAAGAAACGTTGAAGATGCAAAGAGTATTGCTCCTGCGGTATTCACGTGTATGCCAGGTATCATGCCGGTTGTTGTTCCAATTAATATTCCTATAAAACAAGCTATAACTAATTCTATCATGAAATATTCATTAATTGAGGTATAATTTAAAGTTTATTTATTTTTAAAGTCAACATTGCTTTTGATTTGTTGAATTGAGATGCTATGGTAAAAATTTGCATTAAAAAATTTTAAATGTGAGTAAAATGTTATATATGATTATGTCTAATATTAAGCAGGTTGCGGTTATTCTGGTGGGATTGTTTGTGGCCATGCTCCTTATAGGTTTTTTCGTGGGCTCAGCAATCAACTTGCTTGTTCCTCCATCTGAGGCAAGCTATAGTGATGAGGTTGTCGAGGATATCGGTGGGGATAAGATGCTTACTGCCAAACTGTCCGGATGTGTCAAGGTCGGTGAGCAAAGCATTCCTGACGGAACTTTCAAAACCAATTTGGGTCAGAATTTGGGATGGAAGAATGCTAAAAATATCAGCTATGTCGACACTTCGGGCAATAAGGGTTACATGATCGTCTGGAAGGATTCTCCTGAAAATTATAATAGTATTTCAGGCAATGATGGTGTAAGCTACATCTCTGATTATCTCACTTCAATGAATGGCCTGTGCTTTTTGGTGCACTATCCGGAAAAGAATGCGGTTTACGGCATAATTCTCTCAACCGATGAAATCTCATATACAGAAGCTCAGCTTTTATATAAAATATTGGATTTGGATAAAAATGAGTTTACCTCAACATATTCTCAGACAAGTTCCACTTCTTCGCCGTCCTATTCTACTGGCGGTTCCAGTCACTATCATACCGTAGTGCCTGACAGGTATACATTGTCCAGAACAGATCCTGGGGCATATTACGACCATTATGAATATGGGGACAATTATGATATAGATGATTATCTTGAATCTGAAGGTTATGACTAGAATTTTTCACGGTTGAACTTCAATGATTTCATGGAAATCTTTGAAAGCAGTTCAAGGGTTTCGCTGCGGGTGATATTCAGTTCTTCACAAATCATATCATCCCATTCCTTTTCTTTTTTAATTAAAAACTCTGCTGTTGCATTGCCCTTTTTTGTTAAAGTGATTTTGTATGCTCTTTTGTTGTCGTTGTCAACTTCTCGTGTAATCAGTCCTTTTTCTTCAAATTCCTTAAACGCTCTTGAAACTCCACTTCTGTCCATAAAGCAGGCCTTTGCAATGTCGGACTGTGTGGTTCCCATTTCGTAATATAAAAACAGGAGCATGTAGTATTGGCTTGGTTGGATTTCTGTGCTGTTTTTGATGTGTTTATTTATGTAAAAATCATGTGTCTTGCTTAATGTAATCAAATGATTTACAAGGAAGGGTGAGTCTTTAATTATATCATCATATTCTATCATAAAATCACTTATATTATATTTAAATGTCAAGGGTTAAATAGTATTTGTAACAATTTAATAACATGAACAAAAAAATCGTCATCATATTAATATTATTGGGGGCTTTCCTGCTATTGCTGAGCCCGGTATCTGCAAAAGAAAAGGTGAAAGTAAAGATTTCAACCGATAAGTGGCTTAACGGTAAGGGAGTTATCATTATCAAGCTTGTTGACAGTAAAGGCAAGGAAATCAAAAGCAAAGGAACCCTTCACTATAAAATCACCGCTTCCAACGGGGACTATAAATGGGCCTATGCGCCATACAAGCATCTTCGCTTGAAATATGATCCTGGCACATATAGTGTTGAGGTAAAATTTGACGGTGACAGCAAATATAAATCCGCTTCAAAAACAAAGGATGTAACCGTAAAAACAATAAAATCAGGTTTTAATGCATATACCTATTATGATAATCATAATTGGGGTTTGAATCAGAAAATAGATGATTATATCGAAGATAACTATTGGGATGAAGAAATCTACGATGATGCCGCTACATATGACGGTGAAGGATATTAAAAAAATAATTGAGGTTGGTGTTTAATTATATGGAGGAGAGATTAAACACCAATTTTGACTGATTTTGGAAAATTTGGCAGATTAATTTTCCGTGTATTAAATTAAAAAATTGTGAAAAGTTAATTTAATACCTTTTTTTAGAGATTGTATTTAACTGTATAAGTGAAAATTTAGGTTTGCCTAAATTTATGTCACTTGTATTAAAGTATGTTCTCATAGTATATAAATGTTTCTAAATTTTTAGGCATACCTAAACTATCCGTATCCCAATAATTTTAAGAGAACATATAAAATAAGTATGACTATCAAAATGTAGATTGCAGATTTGTAGGATATGAATTTGGATTGCTTGAACTCGCTGTCCTTAACCTGTCCGGTTTTCATGATCCTTTCCTTTTCAAATGAGCATTTCTGATAGATTTTTTCCAGGTCATTCGGAAGCCTTCCATACTCGTTCAGCATGCTGATGGTCTTGTTCAAATGCTTTACCGCTTCCTGATCATCGCCCAGCTCGACACAGCAGAACGCAGCCTTGTAGTTGAAGTTGGTACGCAGTTCCAAATCCGGGTTGGCTCTTTTTTCATATTGGATGCATCTGTTGTATGCCTTAAGCGCATCCTTATATTCTCCAAGCTCATAGAGTGCATCGGCCTTTGCATTAAATCCTACTAGTGTGTCCTCATTTTCCAGGGATTTGTTCAGATAGTCGATGGCGTCCCGGTTTTTGCCTTCCTTTTGAAGCATCTGGCCTTTGTATAGGAGCAGTTTTTCATCGATTCCGTACTGATTTTCGTACTTGTTTAGATTGATCAGGGCATCATGATACTGCTTTGCCTGAATCTGCAGTTCGATTTTACCCATCAGCACCTCATTTTTCTTGATTCTTGGCTTTTCGATTTTTGAATAGGAACTGTATTTTTCATAGGCCTTGTCCATGTAGTCCATTGCCTCATCAATGTGGCCCTTGTTGAACCTTGACAGTGCCTTGTCTGAAATGACATTAATGGATCTAGGTTGCTTTTCGAGATATTTGTCAAAGTATCTTTCACCGTAGTCTCCGTTGTCATGGCTTTCGTCATAGTATTGGTAATACATTCCCTTCTCTTCAAGTGCAAGCAGAAAATCTTCATCAATAAGCAAGTCCAAAATACTAAGATATTCATCAATATCGTCTTTTCCGTGCCTTTTTCTTGCTAATTTAAGTGCTTCATCATAATTTTTGCTTGAAATATACTGTTTTGCCTGTTCGACAGCATCGCTCATTATATCGACCCTTTTTGAAAATAACAATTAATCTTTATTATTTTTAATTATATATTTAATTATATAAGTAATTTTGGTATGCCTAAATCATATATATAAATAATATGAGGATAATAGAATTATTAGAGGAATTTAATTTTTTTTGAATACTAAATTTAATTGATGAGCTACGTTGGAATCGTTATGGAAAAGTTGATTGTAGGTTTGGCAGGAAATCCGAATGTGGGTAAGACCACTGTTTTTAATCTTTTGACAGGTATGCATCAGCATGTGGGCAATTGGCCTGGAAAGACAGTTGAAAGGGCAGAAGGTCATTTTGTGCATGGAAATTATGAGTATAATCTTATTGACTTGCCGGGAAATTATGCATTGAGTGCCCACACAATCGAGGAGATTGTTTCAAGGGATTTTATTGTTGATGACAATTCGGATGTTATAGTTAATGTTGTTGATGCGGCCAATCTTGAACGTAATTTGTACCTGACAGTTCAGATGATGGAGCTGGGTGCAAACTTGATATTGGCACTTAACATGAACGATTTTGCCAAGAAAAGGGAACACTTCATTAACATTGACTTGATGAGTGAACTGCTTGGTTTTCCAATCATTGAAATCAATGCCAAAACTGGTGACGGAATTGAAGAGCTGCTGACAACCGTTGAACATCAGGCAGCAAATCCTATCGATTCCAGTTTAAAGCTGGCATATGGTGCCGAGCTAAAAGAGCATTTGGATGATATGCAGAAACTAATTGAAAAGGATGAGAATCTGCTGGATGTGCCTTCAATATGGACTGCAATCAAGTTGCTTGAAAAGGACAGCATTGTAATAAAAAAGGTCCAGAATTCCAAGAACAGTTCTGAAATTTTCATTGAAACAGACAAGGTGTCAAAGCATCTTCACGATATCTACAAGGAAAGTGCCGAAGAGGTTATTGCAAATGCAAGATATGCCTTCATCGGAGGTTTGATGGCCGAGGCTGTTGAAAGACCTGCCGTTGAAAAGGAAACCATGAGTGATAAGATAGACAAGATTGTCACCAACAGAATTTTGGCGATTCCTATTTTCATTGTACTCATGTATCTGATGTTTGAAGTAACCTATGTCCTGGGGGACCCTTTTGAAGCGTTGATTGCTCAATTTTTCAAGTTTCTTTCAGGGGAGGTTGCTGTATATATAGCCAATCCATATCTCAAATCATTCATTTGTGATGCGGTCATCGGTGGAGTAGGTGGGGTCTTGACATATCTGCCTGTAATCGTGATAATATTTTTATTCTTAAGCATTCTGGAAGACTGCGGTTATCTTGCAAGGGCCGCATTTACATTGGATATTATAATGCACAAGCTGGTTGGGCTTCACGGTAAGGCATTCATCCCCATGGTTTTGGGATTCGGTTGTGGGGTGCCTGCCATCATGGCAACAAGGACCCTGGAGAATGAAAAAGACCGTATGCTTGCGATGATGCTTGTTCCGTTCATGTCATGTACTGCAAGGCTGCCTATTTATGCAGTGTTTATTGCGGCGTTTTTTAATGAACACAATGGAATTGTGCTGCTGTCAATGTATGTGTTGGGTATTGTTGTAGCGCTTATTGTTGCCGCTATCCTGAAAAGGACAATGTTTAAGGGGCTGTCCACTCCATTTGTAATGGAACTTCCAACATACAAGATACCTTCAGTTAAGGGTGTATTGCTGCATACATGGGAAAAATCAAAAGGATTCCTGAAAAAGGCAGGTACACTGATCTTTGTATGTTCCGTGGTATTGTGGGTTTTAAGCATTTTCCCATTGGGTGTAAAATATGCCTCTGCCGACAGTCTGTTGGGTCAGATCGGAAGCGTTATTGCCCCTATTTTTGCTCCGTTAGGATTTGGAACATGGCAAGCGGCTGTTGCAATCATTTCAGGTTTGGCTGCCAAGGAAGTTGTTGTGGCTACTTTCGGAACTCTTTCAGGCATCAGCGGTGATGACAATGAAGGAATTACAAGAATAGTTCAGGATACTTTCACACCACTTTCAGCATATTCATTCATGGCATTCACATTGCTGTATGTGCCATGTATAGGTACAATTGGGGCTATCAAGCAGGAAACCAATGGATACAGATGGGCCTTAATCATGTGTGCAATTACTATAACAACCGCATACATCGTTTCATTCCTGATTTATAATGTGGGTCTGTTAGTTGGGTTTGTGTAGGTTTCAATTCAATGTTTTTGTAGTAATTTTTTTTAATTTTTAAATTGTTTTTGGCATACCTAAATATTTATATGTAATAAAATACAATGTAATATTGTTTAGGCAAACCTAATTTTTTTGAATTAGGACTTAAACTAAAAAATTTTTTAGTAAATAATAACATTTTTTTCAAAGATGTTATCAAAATGGGAGAATGGTTAATGACAGAATTAATTGTAGGATTAGCAGGTAATCCTAACGTGGGTAAAACCACCGTTTTTAATCGATTAACTGGTATGCGCCAACATGTAGGTAACTGGCCTGGAAAAACTGTCGAAAGGGCAGAAGGTCATTTCAAGCATGGAAGCTATGACTATGATGTTATTGATTTACCAGGTAATTATGCATTAAGTGCTCATTCCATGGAAGAAATCGTATCAAGGGATTTCATTGTGGATGATGACTCTGATGTAATTATTAACGTGGTTGATGCTGCTAATTTAGAAAGAAACTTATATTTAACAGTACAAATGATGGAATTAGGAGCCAATCTTGTAATGGCTCTTAACATGAACGATTTTGCTAAGAAAAAGGACCACATCATCAATATTAAATTGATGAGTGAACTATTAGGTTTTCCGGTAGTTGAAGTAAACGCTAAAACCGGTGACGGATTTGATGAATTGCTGACAACCGTTGAAAAACAGGCAGCAAAACCGATTGATTCTAGCGCAAAGTTATCATACGGGGATGAATTGAGGGGACATTTGGTTCCTATTCAAGAATTAATCGAGCAAGACAGTTCATTAATGGATGTTCCTTCAGTTTGGACTGCAGTAAAACTATTAGAGAAAGATTCAATCGTAATCGACAAGGTTCAACAGTCAAGCAAAAGTTCTCAGATTATGGTTGAAGTTGACAAAGTGGCAAGTCACCTTCATGACGTATATAAGGAAGGTGCAGAAGAAGTTGTTGCAAATGCAAGATATGCATTTATCGGGGGCTTAATGGCAGAGGCTGTCAAAAGACCTTCCGTTGAAAAAGAGTCAACAACTGATAAAATCGATAAAATAGTAACCAATAGAATTTTAGCACCAATAATATTTGTTGTAATTATTTTCTTGTTGTTCCATTTAACATTTACCATTTCTACTCCATTCTGTGATGCAATCGATGAAGGATTTGCAATGTTGGCAGGATATATGGAAACCGTTATCTCTGATCCAACTTTATTATCCTTTGTAAATGACGGTATCATCGGGGGTGTAGGTGGAGTACTTGTATTCTTGCCTCAAATTATTATCATGTTCTTGTTATTAAGTATTTTAGAAGACAGCGGATACTTAGCAAGAGCAGCATTCACATTAGATATGGTTATGCACAAACTTGTGGGTCTTCACGGTAAAGCATTCATTCCTATGATTTTAGGATTCGGTTGTGGTGTACCTGCAATTATGGCAACAAGAACAATGGAAAACGAATCAGACCGTATTCTTGCAATGATGCTTATTCCGTTCATGTCATGTACTGCAAGAATGCCTATCTACGCAATGTTCACCGCAGCATTTTTCGGAGCAATTCCGGTATTTGCTTTAGGACCATTTGTAGTGACTCAACAATCCCTTATTGTAACTTCAATGTATCTTATCGGTATTGTTGTGGCATTGATTGTAGCAGCTATCCTTAAAAGAACACTCTTCAAAGGAATGTCCGCTCCGTTTGTTATGGAACTTCCAACATATAAAGTCCCATCCGTAAAAGGTGTGCTCTTACACACTTGGGAGAAAACCAAAGGGTTCCTCAGAAAAGCAGGTACCATCATTTTAGGTTCAACAATTGTAATCTGGATTTTAAGTACCCTGCCGTTCGGTGTTGAATACGGATCTGCAGACAGTATATTAGGTATGATCGGTTCAGTAATTGCACCAATCTTTACTCCAATGGGTTACGGAACCTGGCAAGCTGGTATTGCAATCATTACAGGTTTAGTAGCTAAAGAAGTTGTAGTATCTACATTCGGAACATTATCCGGTGTTGAAGAGGATGATGAAGCTGGAATGACTGCAATGGTTAAAGACTTGTTCACTCCATTGTCTTCATTCGCATTCATGGTGTTCACATTATTATACATACCATGTTTCGCTGCTATCGGTGCAATCAGACAGGAAACCAATGGTTTCAAATGGCCATTAATAATGTCCGGTATCACTTTGGTAACTGCATACATTGTATCCTTCTTAGTATACAATATCGGTTTATTAGCTGGTTTCGGATAAATATGAAAATTCAATGATGATTAGATTTAATCTAATTATCATCAAATTTTTTAGTCATGACTAAATATTTATATATTACATACAACAAAGTTTAGTATACCTAAAAAATTATTTTTTCAGAGAGGATGAAATAATGTCAAAAACTTTAAGAGATGCAAAACCAGGAGAAACAGTCACTATCGTTAAGTATCACGACACTGGGGATGCTGGTTTAAAAAGACACTTATTAGGTATGGGTTTTGTTAAAGGTGCAGAGCTTAAAATCAAAAAGGTTGCAACTTTAGGTGATCCTATCGAGTTAAGTGTAAAAGGATACGATATTTGTCTTCGTAAAGAAGAAGCTGAAAATATTGAAGTGGAATAAACTTCAATGTTTTTATTATTTTTTTTAACTATTTTTTAAGGGTGTTTATCATGAAATGTCGTATGTGCGGTTTCGAATTTGATGAGAATGATTTGGAAAACCGTGGATGTTCTAGCTGTGGAAAACACAGTAACTGCAATCAGATTCACTGTCCAAACTGTGGATTTGCAAACTCTCCAGAACTAAATCAGGAATTCGAGTTTATCGTAAAACTCAAAGATAAAATTAAAAACAGAAAAAAAGCTACAAATTAAATATTTTTAGCTTTTAATATTTCTTGAACCGTTTCTTCGATACTTAATTTTTCAGTATCAACATTTAATCCGTTTTCTTTTAGCTTATAAAGTATTTCAGTTGTAACCGGGGCTTTTAGATGAGCTTTTTTTAACAGTTCCTTATCGGAAAATATCTGATGCTTGTCCCCTTCTGCAATAATCTCACCATTGTAGAGGACAAATATCTTGTCTGCAAACTCATTGACCATTTCAATGTCATGTGATGAGATGACTATGCTTATTCCTTCTTCATTCAGTTTATTTAAAATGTCCAATACCTTATCGACACCTTCAGGGTCAAGTCCCGCAGTAGGTTCGTCAAGAATCATTATTTCAGGTCTCATAGCCACAATGCCTGCAATGGCAACTCTTTTCTGCTGGCCGCCACTTAGGTGGTGTGGAGTCTTATCCTCAAACCCGCTCATACCAACCATTTCCAGTGATTCGACAATCCTTTTTTTGACTTCATCATAATCAAGACCCAAATTCATAGGTCCGAATGCCACATCTTCCTTTACTGTCGGTGCAAACAGCTGGTCATTTGGATCCTGGAATACGATACCTACCTTCTGTCTGACTTTAAGCAGTTCATCCCTTTCAAAGACAATTTCCTCACCGTCTATCTCAACATGTCCTGATGTGGGTTCGCTCAATCCGTTGAAATGTGAAAACAGTGTGGATTTTCCGGCACCATTCGGTCCCATAATGGCTATCTTTTCGCCTTTCCTGATTTTAATGTTGACATTTTTTAAAGCTTGAGTTCCATCTGGATATGTAAATGATAAGTTTTTTGTCTCTAAATGAATTTGTTCCATTATTCCACCTAATTAATTGATAATTTCTGTCCGAAGTAACCTAACTGTCCGGAGTATTTGAATATGATGATTTCAATTATTATGACTATTATGATTATTGCCAATAAGAACATATAATCGCTTCTTTCGGGAGATTTCTTTTCATCAAACATTTCAGAGGCATCCGAAAAACCACGACTCACCATACTTTTGTGAACCCTTTCACCTTGTTCATATGCCTTTAAAAACATCATTCCTATGGTGTAGCCCACCTGTTTGACTCTCCATTTGTAGGGAGTGTTTTTCGCGTGGATGCTGAAGTTTCTTGATTTTTGACTTTTGCGGATTGCAGCAAGTTCATCAACAAACAGAAAGAGGAAGCGGACCATGATTGAAAGAATCATTGCCAAATCTCTCGGCATCTTAAGTTTTCTAAAGGAACTGGCCATTTCCTGCAGAGGAGTGGTTGATGAGTAGATGATTATCGCAGTCAAGGTGGTTATCATACGCACCAATAACAGCACCGCCCAGTTCAGTCCGACATCAGTGACGGTAAGCCATGAGTAACTCCAGATAACATTTCCCGGCTGTATGAATGGCTGAAAAATTATGATCGCTCCACCGAATGGAAGCAGCATCAAAAGTCTCTTAAAAGAATCAATATAGGATAATTTTGCCATTTTCAGAATAACAAGCAATACTATTTCTAAAACAAGGGGTATGAAAATTTCCTGTGAAACAACACAAACTATGATTATAAAAATGGTGGAAATGAGTTTTATTCTCCCTTCCAAATCATGAATTGGGCTATTCTGTGACGCTAAGTCATCAAATCTTATAATCTGTGTTATGTCAGGCATGATTATTCACTATTATAATATTAAAAATTAGTCATATATTATTATTTGGTTATGTCAATTTTAGTCAATTTCAATTACTTTTTAAAAAAAAGGGAATAAAGAAATTAAATAAAACTTATTTAATTTCTGTTTCTTACGACCTCTGCAACCGCATATCCTAAAACTAAGGTTACTATTGTACCTATTACCAAGGCCACAATTTGCAACATTTGGTTATCAGGATTACTTGCAAATGCATAATCGGGGAATATTGCTCCAGGTATTCCTTTGATTTCTTCTACTGAGAAATCTTCCGGAAGTCCGGAGTCCTCTGCAGATTTTTCTAATCCGTCTGGGTCACCAGATGCAATGTATGGTGAAAGCACACAGATTATTACACAGATTACTACTGCAATACCAATTAACATTAAATCTTTTTGTTCCATTTTATGCGTCCCCCTTGTTCCATGCAAGTAGATCTGGTCTGAATTTGTCTAATGCCACAAGAACAATCACAGTTAATACTGCTTCGATTATTCCAATAAAGAAGTGGTATAATACCATTGATGGAATACCGATGTTTATTGGGAATGTTCCTGCGATACCCATTTCGATTGCACAGGCTAATGCCGCAATGACGGTTGCAAGCCATGCTGCAACACCTGCTGCAGGGTATTTTCCTATAATTCCGTTCAATCCTTTGAAGGTGTATAATCCAACGAAACCTCCAACGATTGCCATGTTCAATACATTTGCTCCTAAAGCAGTGATTCCTCCGTCTCCAAAGATTAGTGCCTGGATTAGAAGTACTACTGTAAATACAAGTACTGCAGCTTCAGGTGCTAAAAATACTATTGCAACTAAAGCTCCACCAACCATGTGTCCACTGGTACCGAATGGAATAGGCATATTCATAGACATGATTGCAAAGATACCTGCTGCGAGAACTGCTAAAAGAGGTATACGTTTTTCATCTAAATTGGATCTTGCCCATCTTACTGAGAAGTATAATGCAACAATCAATATTACATAGTATACTAGACATTGTGCAATAGGTATAAATCCGTCAGGTATATGCAAATTTATTCCTCCATTTTTTCAGTAATACTTTTTACCATATTTTCAGTAAAATAGTATTACTAGAAATGTAATATATTTTAATTATTTTCTTAATATCAAGTGTATTGGGAGTTTTATTAAGTTTAATGGTTAATAAACTCATTATTGCTCTTGACATTTAATATGTTAATTTAATTTCAGTATATAAAGATTATTAAAGTAATACTTTTTTGTATTATTTTTAAAGTTAAGTAATACGTTAAGTAATATTTTTTGAGTGTTATTTTTGAAATTAGTATTACTATTTGCAAAATGAGCGTCTGATGCAGGTAAAATAGATAAAAATAGCTATTGCAAAATAAATCAATACCTGAATGTCTAAGATTCCGGTTTCAATTCCTAAAATGGTGTAGGTTAACAATAATGCATATAATCCAATGTAAAAATAGTTTTTGGTGATTTGAACTATTTTAAATCCGATTCCCAAAATGAATCCAAGAAGCATCATCCCGACAAAAACTCCTACCTTTCCAAAGTCCACAACCATCTGCCCGATAAGTGTCGGGGTCACGGTCACTTCTGTTCTCCATGCTATGAGTTTTCCAACCATCATCCTCGGTCCCAGGTCGCTTCCCGGAATTGAGCTGGCAAGCATGTGTCCGTGTGTAAGGCCGAAGTTTCCTCCAATGAAATCGAGAAGGTTCAAAACATGCAGTGTAAAGTCCGCTCTGGACTGAAGTGTGTAGAATGGGCTTGTTGATGAGGTGATTGTCATCTCTCCTAATGAACGAAAATAACCAATTCCTACTATCGCACCTATACCAATTAGTGCACCAACTATAACTTCCCATAGAGAAACAATATTTCCATAGAAACCTATAATAATTATGATGAGAAATGCTGCAAGTAGTGGTGTCCTATAGCCTAGAAGCAATAAAAATGCACAGTCAATTGCAAGCAAAAATATGAATCTGAATCTCACCTGTGAACGGGTGATTTTTGAGTCGTTGAAATCCTTTAGATATGCACTTGCAACCAGACATGTTCCAGGTATGATGAGAAATACCGGCATTGTAAGGATAGGTTTTAGCAGGTATCTGATTGAAGGCTTTATGAGAGGAATTCCTCCAACTGAAGCAACGCTTATGAAGAAAAACACGATACTTACCAAAATAAGGCAAAAACCAATTGAGTAAATGTCCTTTCTTTGGAATTGGATAATATTTTTCAAATCATTTTTTAAAATGTATCTTGGAAGCAGTGCAGATCCGATAAAAAAACCGGCAAACGCCAGAATCAGTGTAATCACCAGACTGGTGGATGGTGCACTCATTGATAAAATCAGAAACAGTGCAAATAAAAAAAGCACAATCAACGGATTGAAGATGTGATTTTTCAGGATTATGCTTTTGTTAAAAAATCCTAAAAAATTCTCGCTTGGATAGAACCTTTTGAAATAGCTGCTGGTCCATTGCTTTTCAATAAATTCTAGAATTGTAAAAATAAATGTAAATAAAAAGGATTTATGAATCTCGTCACTAATCCTATTTATTATTGAAGTTAAGGTAGAGTAAATAACGCTCATTGTCTACACAACTAAAAGGTTCTCATGTTTTTAACATCAAAGTTTTTGTTAATTTCATTGATCTGGCTTTCGGTTGCATCATAAAGTCTTATTGTGATTTCGTATGATGCCGCATCAATGTTTCCTAAAATTGCATCCGCATCCTCAAGGTTTTGTTTTGTTGCCTTTTTAATGGCCAATTCATTGTCATAGTCACTTGATTTGATGGATTCCCTCTTGGAGTCAGTTACAATTTTGCTGGAAATTTTTTGCAAGTCTTTGGAGCTAAGTGAATCAACGGATAATGTTGTTGTGATTTCATAGTTTCCGTCATCCGGAAGCTTGCTTGTCAAATCCTTAATGGAGGTTATCTCCACCGGTTTGACTTTGAATTCATATAAATTCTTATATTTTTCACCATTGCTTTCCAAACTGA
It contains:
- the cbiQ gene encoding cobalt ECF transporter T component CbiQ translates to MPDITQIIRFDDLASQNSPIHDLEGRIKLISTIFIIIVCVVSQEIFIPLVLEIVLLVILKMAKLSYIDSFKRLLMLLPFGGAIIIFQPFIQPGNVIWSYSWLTVTDVGLNWAVLLLVRMITTLTAIIIYSSTTPLQEMASSFRKLKMPRDLAMILSIMVRFLFLFVDELAAIRKSQKSRNFSIHAKNTPYKWRVKQVGYTIGMMFLKAYEQGERVHKSMVSRGFSDASEMFDEKKSPERSDYMFLLAIIIIVIIIEIIIFKYSGQLGYFGQKLSIN
- a CDS encoding PDGLE domain-containing protein → MEQKDLMLIGIAVVICVIICVLSPYIASGDPDGLEKSAEDSGLPEDFSVEEIKGIPGAIFPDYAFASNPDNQMLQIVALVIGTIVTLVLGYAVAEVVRNRN
- the cbiM gene encoding cobalt transporter CbiM, with the protein product MHIPDGFIPIAQCLVYYVILIVALYFSVRWARSNLDEKRIPLLAVLAAGIFAIMSMNMPIPFGTSGHMVGGALVAIVFLAPEAAVLVFTVVLLIQALIFGDGGITALGANVLNMAIVGGFVGLYTFKGLNGIIGKYPAAGVAAWLATVIAALACAIEMGIAGTFPINIGIPSMVLYHFFIGIIEAVLTVIVLVALDKFRPDLLAWNKGDA
- a CDS encoding oligosaccharide repeat unit polymerase family protein, which encodes MSVIYSTLTSIINRISDEIHKSFLFTFIFTILEFIEKQWTSSYFKRFYPSENFLGFFNKSIILKNHIFNPLIVLFLFALFLILSMSAPSTSLVITLILAFAGFFIGSALLPRYILKNDLKNIIQFQRKDIYSIGFCLILVSIVFFFISVASVGGIPLIKPSIRYLLKPILTMPVFLIIPGTCLVASAYLKDFNDSKITRSQVRFRFIFLLAIDCAFLLLLGYRTPLLAAFLIIIIIGFYGNIVSLWEVIVGALIGIGAIVGIGYFRSLGEMTITSSTSPFYTLQSRADFTLHVLNLLDFIGGNFGLTHGHMLASSIPGSDLGPRMMVGKLIAWRTEVTVTPTLIGQMVVDFGKVGVFVGMMLLGFILGIGFKIVQITKNYFYIGLYALLLTYTILGIETGILDIQVLIYFAIAIFIYFTCIRRSFCK
- a CDS encoding TrmB family transcriptional regulator sugar-binding domain-containing protein, giving the protein MKLKFTIIDYIIIILVICAVIFAFIHITTDDSSDLKKTAFDESTVNKIPDTYLKYYKDGYIIKANVEGYNATDGNRTTLNGTVVWEDDNGGNGVKLLIDSNNKTYLVGLYRTVPNADIYIDHISLESNGEKYKNLYEFKVKPVEITSIKDLTSKLPDDGNYEITTTLSVDSLSSKDLQKISSKIVTDSKRESIKSSDYDNELAIKKATKQNLEDADAILGNIDAASYEITIRLYDATESQINEINKNFDVKNMRTF